The following proteins are co-located in the Paludibaculum fermentans genome:
- a CDS encoding carboxypeptidase-like regulatory domain-containing protein, whose translation MLTRIPLTLLLLAASLGAQTFHGTLRGQVTDPNNSAVANARVSLTDQQTQVSRQTVSNDQGEYVFTSVNPSTYRLVTEAPGFKRLERSGVVVPTQTAITVDLRLELGQVSEQINVTESTPLLQAADASTGQVIDSQKITDLPILGRNPFYMAKLAQTVVFAGNPKFARMQDQNANAQISIAGGPLRTNNYLVDGISISDSTNRAVIVPSPEAVQELKLQASTYDAEAGRTGGGAFNTLLKSGTNGLHGSAVGHIRQTDWLANDFFANRAGQRIADQPFRDWAGSLGGPVYVPKLYDGRNRTFFFAATEAYRQKDAATFALSVPTALERQGDFSQTVGRSGAQQTIYDPATTTTAGTRTPFAGNVIPADRINSVGKALVSYYPLPNSATAYHGAPNLNLTGSYPNRGDQFASKADHQFTPWLRASASYIFQKTFEINAPNLFGNAGSPSQTYCCDRKIDATQANATLTPTPTTVVVLRWGFNRFYTRSTQASQGFNLASLGLPPALVAATPNPAFPAITMSDVSSFGGGGASQDVFYSRSFNASVSKFQGRHSWKAGFERRSINDAGVPTAGPSSFGFSDVFTRPNPRVSTTGQGSSLATLLLGAPVSGSMNVVTNFNNYIRYYGGFVQDDFRFSPKLTLNFGFRFEYESGIRDVNDHLIVGFDRTAASPLSLPALALKGVVQYAGVGGNPTQTFDPKGIKPGPRLGFAYSANDKTVVRGGYGIFWAPTYFTFQNTIGYSQTTNINASTDGNFTPAASLSNPYPDGLLQPTGNALGGLSGIGQAITITDPATRSAGYVQQISLEVQRQAPAGFVITAGVLGSRSLGLLRNGQNINQLDPPYSSQGSSLTAPVANPLFGNGGVGTVGTANISRNQLLRPFPQFTSVTLNSSGTGTSRYYSYYFRAERRLSQGLSLLASYTWSRSTDDLSGISLAGTNQIATVSGPQNAYDLSAERSLSTQDVPNRFTAAVSYDLPVGRGRPYLRNSNRILDLALGGWSVNSVITVQSGFPLSISQPNNNSVIGASYQRPNATGLAVATQGSTQERLNGYLNPAAFSQSAQFSFGNISRFLNVRGPATRNLDLSIFKTFSIRERVKAQFRAEALNATNTPIFGNPNTTYTSAQFGLITTQVNNPRLVQLGVRATF comes from the coding sequence ATGTTGACCAGAATCCCGCTTACGCTACTGCTGCTGGCTGCATCGCTGGGAGCGCAGACTTTCCATGGGACGCTTCGCGGCCAGGTGACGGACCCGAACAATTCGGCGGTCGCCAATGCGCGGGTCAGCCTGACGGACCAGCAGACGCAGGTGAGCCGCCAGACGGTTTCGAACGACCAGGGCGAGTATGTCTTCACTTCAGTGAATCCGTCGACCTACCGGCTGGTGACCGAGGCTCCAGGCTTCAAGCGGCTGGAGCGCAGCGGCGTGGTGGTGCCGACGCAGACCGCGATTACGGTGGATCTGCGGCTGGAACTGGGCCAGGTGAGTGAACAGATCAACGTGACGGAGAGCACTCCGCTGCTGCAGGCTGCGGATGCTTCCACGGGGCAGGTGATCGACAGCCAGAAGATCACGGACCTGCCGATTCTGGGGCGCAATCCGTTCTACATGGCGAAGCTGGCGCAGACGGTGGTGTTTGCCGGGAATCCGAAATTTGCGCGCATGCAGGACCAGAACGCCAATGCGCAGATTTCGATTGCGGGCGGGCCGTTGCGGACGAACAACTACCTGGTTGACGGAATCTCGATCAGCGACTCGACGAACCGGGCGGTGATTGTGCCCTCGCCGGAGGCCGTGCAGGAGTTGAAACTGCAGGCGAGCACCTACGACGCGGAAGCGGGGCGGACGGGCGGCGGTGCATTCAACACACTGCTGAAGTCGGGTACGAACGGATTGCACGGCAGCGCCGTGGGCCACATCCGGCAGACGGACTGGCTGGCCAACGACTTCTTTGCGAACCGGGCCGGGCAGAGGATTGCGGATCAGCCGTTCCGGGATTGGGCCGGCTCGTTGGGCGGCCCGGTGTACGTGCCGAAGCTGTACGACGGCCGCAATCGGACCTTTTTCTTTGCGGCCACGGAGGCGTACCGTCAGAAGGACGCCGCGACGTTCGCGTTGTCCGTACCGACGGCGCTGGAGCGGCAAGGCGATTTCAGCCAGACGGTGGGCCGCAGCGGCGCGCAGCAGACGATCTACGATCCGGCCACGACGACTACCGCGGGCACGCGCACGCCGTTCGCGGGCAACGTGATTCCAGCGGATCGGATCAACTCCGTAGGAAAGGCCCTGGTCTCTTACTATCCGCTACCGAACTCGGCCACGGCTTACCATGGTGCTCCGAATCTCAACCTGACAGGGAGCTATCCGAATCGAGGCGACCAGTTCGCGTCCAAGGCCGATCACCAGTTCACGCCGTGGCTGCGGGCGTCGGCCTCGTACATCTTCCAGAAGACGTTCGAGATCAACGCGCCGAATCTCTTTGGGAACGCGGGCTCGCCCAGCCAGACTTATTGCTGCGACCGCAAGATCGACGCGACGCAGGCCAACGCCACGCTGACGCCGACGCCGACCACTGTGGTGGTGCTGCGTTGGGGGTTCAACCGGTTCTACACGCGGAGCACGCAGGCGAGCCAGGGGTTCAACCTCGCTTCGCTGGGGCTGCCGCCTGCCCTGGTAGCTGCCACGCCCAACCCGGCCTTTCCGGCCATCACGATGTCCGACGTGAGCAGTTTCGGCGGCGGCGGAGCTTCGCAGGACGTGTTCTATTCCCGCAGCTTCAACGCGAGCGTTTCGAAGTTCCAGGGGCGGCATAGCTGGAAGGCGGGATTCGAGCGGCGCAGCATCAACGATGCGGGCGTGCCGACCGCAGGTCCGTCGAGCTTCGGATTCTCGGATGTATTCACGCGCCCGAATCCGCGGGTTTCCACGACGGGCCAGGGCAGCAGCCTGGCGACGCTGCTGCTGGGGGCTCCGGTTTCGGGCAGCATGAACGTGGTTACCAACTTCAACAACTACATCCGCTACTACGGCGGCTTCGTTCAGGATGATTTCCGGTTCTCGCCGAAGCTGACGCTGAACTTCGGCTTCCGGTTCGAGTACGAATCGGGGATCCGGGATGTGAACGATCACCTGATTGTTGGGTTCGATCGGACAGCGGCGAGTCCGCTGAGCCTGCCGGCGCTGGCGCTGAAGGGTGTCGTGCAGTATGCGGGCGTGGGCGGCAACCCGACGCAGACGTTTGATCCGAAGGGCATCAAGCCGGGGCCTCGCCTGGGATTTGCTTACTCGGCGAATGACAAGACCGTGGTGCGCGGCGGTTACGGGATCTTCTGGGCGCCGACCTATTTTACGTTCCAGAACACGATCGGGTATTCGCAGACCACGAATATCAACGCCTCGACGGACGGCAATTTCACTCCGGCGGCCTCGCTTTCGAATCCGTATCCGGACGGGCTGCTGCAGCCCACCGGCAATGCGCTGGGCGGCCTGTCGGGCATTGGCCAGGCGATCACGATTACCGATCCGGCGACACGCTCGGCAGGGTATGTGCAGCAGATCTCGCTGGAAGTCCAGCGGCAGGCGCCGGCCGGATTCGTGATCACGGCGGGCGTGCTGGGCTCGCGCTCGCTGGGGCTGTTGCGGAACGGCCAGAACATCAACCAACTGGACCCGCCTTACTCTTCGCAGGGATCGTCGCTTACCGCCCCGGTGGCGAATCCATTGTTCGGCAATGGCGGAGTGGGCACGGTGGGTACGGCGAATATCAGCCGCAATCAGTTGTTGAGGCCGTTCCCGCAGTTCACGTCGGTGACGTTGAACAGCTCCGGGACGGGGACGTCGCGCTACTACTCCTATTATTTCCGGGCGGAGCGGCGGTTGTCGCAGGGCCTGAGCCTGCTGGCGTCGTACACGTGGTCGCGGAGTACGGATGATCTGTCGGGCATCAGCCTGGCGGGCACGAACCAGATTGCGACCGTGTCCGGCCCGCAGAACGCCTACGATCTGTCGGCCGAGCGGAGCCTGTCCACGCAGGATGTGCCGAACCGGTTTACGGCGGCGGTGAGCTACGACCTGCCGGTGGGACGGGGCCGGCCGTATCTGCGGAACAGCAACCGGATTCTGGATCTCGCCCTTGGGGGATGGTCTGTGAATTCAGTGATTACCGTGCAGTCAGGGTTCCCGCTATCGATCTCACAGCCGAACAACAATTCCGTGATTGGCGCCAGCTATCAGCGGCCGAATGCGACGGGGTTGGCGGTTGCCACCCAGGGCTCGACACAGGAGCGGCTGAACGGGTATCTGAATCCGGCGGCGTTCTCGCAGTCCGCGCAGTTCAGCTTCGGCAACATCAGCCGGTTCCTGAATGTGCGAGGGCCGGCGACGCGCAACCTGGATCTGTCGATCTTCAAGACGTTCAGCATCCGGGAGCGGGTGAAGGCGCAGTTCCGGGCGGAGGCGTTGAATGCGACGAATACGCCGATTTTCGGGAACCCGAATACGACGTATACCAGTGCGCAGTTTGGGCTGATCACCACACAGGTGAACAATCCGCGCCTGGTGCAGTTGGGCGTGCGAGCCACGTTCTAG
- a CDS encoding trans-sulfuration enzyme family protein, translated as MNFKTIAIHAGHDPKNHLGAAMPPIYQTSTFGFRDVGQPGPYDYSRSGNPTRAALEECLAALEGGRRGFAFATGMAAETTALMLFSSGDRILVQNDLYGGTYRLFETVFRKQGITAEYVDLRDLDALRAALATPAAAIWIETPTNPLMNLTDLAAVAGLARAHGAITICDNTFLSPYFQRPLDLGIDVVMHSTTKYLNGHSDVVGGALIAKREDLCDRIGVLQNALGTCAGPQDCYLVLRGIKTLGVRMEEHNRNALAIAHWLQAHPAVSEVLHPGLESHPQHSLALKQMTGFGGTFSFRVKGGEAQLYKLLRGVKVFLLAESLGGVESLIDHPATMTHASIPPEVRQRMGIGDDLIRLSVGLEHVDDLIADLDAALAQ; from the coding sequence ATGAACTTCAAAACGATCGCGATTCACGCCGGGCACGACCCGAAGAACCATCTGGGCGCGGCCATGCCCCCCATCTACCAGACCTCTACCTTCGGTTTTCGCGATGTCGGTCAGCCCGGCCCCTACGACTATTCCCGCAGCGGCAACCCCACCCGGGCCGCCCTTGAGGAATGCCTCGCCGCGCTCGAAGGCGGCCGCCGCGGCTTCGCTTTCGCCACCGGCATGGCCGCCGAGACCACCGCCCTCATGCTCTTCTCGTCCGGCGACCGCATCCTCGTCCAGAACGATCTCTATGGCGGCACCTACCGCCTCTTTGAAACCGTCTTCCGCAAACAGGGCATCACCGCCGAGTACGTCGACCTGCGCGACCTCGACGCCCTCCGCGCGGCGCTCGCCACGCCGGCCGCCGCCATCTGGATCGAGACCCCCACCAATCCGCTGATGAACCTGACCGACCTTGCCGCCGTGGCCGGTCTGGCCCGCGCGCACGGCGCCATCACCATCTGCGACAACACCTTCCTCTCGCCCTACTTCCAACGCCCCCTCGATCTCGGCATCGACGTGGTCATGCACTCCACCACGAAGTACCTGAACGGGCACTCCGACGTAGTCGGCGGAGCCTTGATCGCGAAGCGGGAAGACCTCTGCGACCGCATCGGCGTCCTCCAGAACGCACTGGGCACCTGCGCCGGACCGCAGGACTGCTACCTGGTATTGCGCGGCATCAAGACCCTGGGTGTTCGCATGGAAGAGCACAACCGCAATGCCCTGGCCATCGCTCATTGGCTGCAGGCGCATCCCGCGGTATCGGAGGTCCTGCATCCCGGTCTGGAATCGCACCCCCAGCACAGCCTGGCCCTCAAGCAGATGACCGGCTTCGGAGGCACTTTCTCGTTCCGCGTGAAGGGCGGGGAAGCGCAGCTCTACAAGCTGTTGCGGGGGGTAAAGGTGTTCCTGTTGGCGGAATCGCTAGGCGGAGTCGAGTCCCTCATCGATCACCCGGCCACCATGACCCACGCCAGTATCCCCCCGGAAGTGCGCCAGCGCATGGGCATCGGCGACGACCTCATCCGCCTCTCGGTAGGCCTCGAGCATGTGGACGACCTCATAGCGGACCTAGACGCTGCCTTGGCTCAATAG
- a CDS encoding DoxX family protein — MGLISFSSYRSDRLLDAGLLALRLGAGFSLFWLHGWSKLAAASGYVFQGQEWGFVAGVAGLGFPLPGVFAVAAALAESIGSLLVAVGLLTRVSAGFVGFTMLVAIYRHLSAGQSAELASLYLLAAIAIGLAAAGRYSLDAVLARGTGRAPAGELEATV, encoded by the coding sequence ATGGGCCTGATCTCCTTTTCGTCGTATCGAAGCGACCGGCTTCTGGATGCGGGGCTGCTGGCCCTGCGCCTGGGGGCCGGGTTCAGCTTGTTCTGGTTGCACGGCTGGAGCAAACTGGCCGCCGCGTCGGGGTATGTTTTCCAAGGTCAGGAATGGGGGTTCGTGGCGGGTGTGGCCGGACTGGGGTTCCCCCTGCCGGGGGTATTCGCGGTGGCTGCCGCCTTGGCCGAATCGATTGGATCGCTGCTGGTGGCGGTGGGCCTGCTGACCCGCGTGAGCGCGGGGTTTGTGGGGTTCACGATGCTGGTGGCGATTTACCGGCATCTTAGTGCCGGGCAGTCGGCCGAGTTGGCCTCGTTGTATCTGTTGGCTGCGATTGCGATCGGGCTGGCCGCGGCGGGACGGTATTCGCTGGATGCCGTGCTGGCGCGGGGGACTGGCCGGGCGCCGGCTGGCGAGTTGGAGGCTACGGTGTAG
- a CDS encoding TlpA disulfide reductase family protein: protein MRTSSSILRGATIASLLLASASYAATPAVPVLWDATVVVNELPIPFRFEITSKNGKVSGAFFNGDERVRSTGGTLENNVLSLQFDHYATKLEAKLENGQLTGTYGRTGRPPYVFQAKPYAPVAVTEEKVPSIAGQWEIAVKSPKGEAAWRFFARQSGPEVSATILRVDGDTGTLTGTYRDGKFLLSHFSGARPGLLEVTVNGDGTLGILQNGKTRYTAVKSAEARVKGLPEPADPSRWTSVKDPSQPIHFSAADLNGATVTDADARFRGKVVLLNITGSWCPNCHDEAPYLAELYRKYRKQGLEIVALSFEEAEQLKDPTRLRAFIKNYGIEYTVLVGGEPSDLKDKLPQAVNLNTWPATFFIGRDGLVRGAHAGFASKATGEEHTRLKAEFTATVERLLSENTIRSSR, encoded by the coding sequence ATGAGAACATCCAGCTCTATCCTGCGCGGCGCCACCATCGCCTCGCTCCTGTTGGCCAGCGCGTCGTACGCGGCCACACCGGCTGTTCCCGTCCTTTGGGACGCGACGGTTGTCGTCAACGAGTTACCGATCCCGTTCCGCTTTGAGATCACGAGCAAGAACGGGAAGGTGTCGGGCGCGTTCTTCAATGGGGACGAACGGGTGCGTTCGACGGGCGGCACCTTGGAGAACAATGTGCTGTCGCTGCAGTTCGACCACTACGCGACGAAGCTCGAAGCAAAGCTGGAGAACGGTCAACTGACGGGCACTTATGGCCGCACGGGGCGCCCGCCTTATGTGTTTCAGGCCAAGCCTTATGCGCCGGTGGCGGTGACGGAGGAGAAGGTTCCGTCCATCGCGGGCCAGTGGGAGATCGCGGTGAAGAGCCCGAAGGGCGAGGCGGCGTGGCGGTTCTTTGCGCGGCAATCCGGGCCGGAAGTATCGGCGACGATCCTGCGGGTGGATGGCGATACGGGGACACTCACGGGCACGTACCGGGATGGGAAGTTCCTGCTGAGCCACTTCTCGGGGGCACGGCCCGGGCTGCTGGAAGTCACGGTGAATGGGGACGGGACGCTGGGGATCCTGCAGAATGGCAAGACGCGCTACACCGCGGTGAAGAGCGCGGAAGCGCGCGTCAAAGGACTGCCGGAGCCGGCGGATCCCTCGCGTTGGACTTCCGTGAAGGATCCGAGCCAGCCGATCCACTTCAGCGCGGCGGATCTGAACGGCGCCACGGTGACCGATGCGGATGCGCGGTTCCGGGGCAAGGTGGTGCTGCTGAACATCACGGGCAGCTGGTGCCCGAACTGCCACGATGAGGCTCCGTACCTGGCCGAGCTCTACCGTAAGTACCGGAAGCAGGGGCTGGAGATTGTCGCCTTGTCGTTTGAAGAGGCGGAGCAGTTGAAGGATCCGACGCGCTTGCGGGCATTCATCAAGAACTACGGGATTGAGTACACGGTGCTGGTGGGCGGCGAGCCGTCCGATTTGAAAGACAAGCTGCCCCAGGCGGTGAACTTGAACACCTGGCCGGCTACATTCTTCATTGGGCGGGACGGGCTGGTGCGCGGCGCGCATGCCGGCTTCGCCAGTAAAGCCACGGGCGAAGAGCATACCAGGCTGAAGGCTGAGTTCACCGCCACGGTGGAACGCCTGCTGTCCGAGAACACGATCCGTTCGTCGCGGTGA